In one window of Haladaptatus sp. QDMS2 DNA:
- a CDS encoding tyrosine-type recombinase/integrase, which produces MPTPHDTPPTPDSTDSTTHPSDRDSQGEPIQDALPGFIASKSKGETGSGNYQRNAERVITQWAGWQADRGVYSFDDLDIRSMREYARYLTQRVRAGGIAASTAHNYYAIIRAFLTWCVREELLDDNPAAKRRAEEELPDKSNGTKKQPEQFWSPRERREIMAFVNQRAHDAIDDRGFDAIEEARDRALVALLAYSGVRGAEVFSAPGDSRRNGLTWADVDLDAGILIVLGKSQEREPVQLPPQAREPLGRYREMLSPPTPEWPVFPTRSAPTLYKTARQGRRDQGYSESEIDDLLDEYDTDTLIREYELVPPSLTTTGARSVMKRLCAEANFEVAGDSEYLTLHGARRGLGETLYREHSPAAAQRALRHKSPETTSRAYAHIEASDLAEQVGDVLDDVDR; this is translated from the coding sequence ATGCCCACGCCCCACGACACACCTCCCACACCCGATTCCACCGATTCTACAACCCATCCTTCAGACCGCGACTCCCAGGGTGAACCCATCCAAGACGCCCTTCCAGGCTTCATCGCGAGCAAGAGCAAAGGCGAAACCGGATCGGGGAATTACCAGCGAAACGCAGAGCGCGTTATCACTCAGTGGGCTGGCTGGCAAGCCGACCGGGGCGTCTACTCGTTTGACGATCTCGACATTCGCTCCATGCGCGAATACGCTCGCTACCTCACCCAACGCGTTCGTGCCGGCGGCATCGCCGCTTCGACCGCTCACAACTATTACGCCATCATCCGGGCGTTCCTCACCTGGTGCGTTCGCGAAGAACTCCTCGACGACAATCCAGCGGCGAAACGCCGCGCTGAAGAAGAACTCCCCGACAAATCAAACGGCACCAAAAAGCAACCAGAGCAGTTCTGGTCGCCACGCGAACGCCGCGAAATCATGGCGTTCGTCAACCAGCGAGCCCACGACGCCATCGACGACCGTGGGTTTGACGCCATCGAGGAAGCCCGCGACCGGGCGCTCGTTGCCCTGCTCGCCTACTCCGGCGTGCGAGGCGCAGAAGTGTTCTCCGCACCCGGTGATAGCCGACGGAATGGCCTTACCTGGGCCGACGTAGACCTCGACGCCGGCATCCTCATCGTCCTCGGGAAGTCACAGGAACGCGAACCGGTACAACTGCCACCACAGGCACGTGAACCGCTAGGTCGCTACCGAGAGATGCTCTCGCCACCCACTCCAGAATGGCCGGTGTTCCCCACACGGAGTGCCCCCACACTCTACAAAACCGCCCGACAGGGCCGCCGCGATCAGGGCTATTCCGAGAGCGAGATTGACGACCTTCTCGACGAGTACGACACGGACACACTGATTCGTGAGTACGAACTCGTCCCGCCGTCGCTTACGACGACCGGCGCGCGGTCGGTGATGAAGCGCCTCTGTGCCGAAGCGAACTTCGAAGTAGCAGGTGACAGTGAGTATTTGACGTTGCACGGCGCCCGGCGTGGCCTCGGTGAGACGCTGTATCGCGAGCACAGTCCGGCGGCGGCACAGCGGGCGCTCCGACACAAGAGTCCCGAGACGACCTCTCGGGCGTACGCCCACATCGAAGCGAGCGACCTCGCAGAGCAGGTGGGTGACGTTCTCGACGACGTGGATAGATAA
- a CDS encoding IclR family transcriptional regulator, whose protein sequence is MGAPNRSTVKSARTTFRILETLQELDGAGVTETADHLGMSKSNVYKYFKTLEEDRYIVKDKNKEYQLSLRFLGLGAETRRRYGIYEIAKPQIKELAEESNEMANLLVEEHGRGIFLYRADSSHAVNLDTRAGRDVYLHTTALGKAILADLPEERVDEIIDRYGLPRVTPKTVTNRRALEKELDEIRERGWAYDDEERLKGLRCVAGSILDPNGEVLGAISISGPSSRMNGTRFSEEIPEAILKAKNVIELNVAYE, encoded by the coding sequence ATGGGGGCCCCAAACCGAAGCACGGTAAAATCGGCCAGAACCACGTTTAGAATACTCGAAACACTTCAGGAACTAGATGGAGCCGGAGTAACGGAAACTGCGGACCATCTGGGAATGTCAAAAAGTAACGTGTATAAGTACTTCAAAACGCTCGAGGAGGACCGATACATTGTCAAAGACAAAAACAAAGAATACCAATTAAGCCTCCGCTTTTTGGGATTAGGAGCAGAAACTCGACGGCGATACGGAATCTACGAAATAGCGAAGCCGCAGATAAAAGAGCTGGCAGAGGAATCGAACGAGATGGCCAATCTGCTGGTCGAAGAGCATGGGCGAGGAATTTTCTTATACCGGGCAGACAGTAGCCATGCAGTCAACTTAGACACGCGTGCAGGTCGAGATGTCTACCTGCACACAACTGCATTGGGAAAAGCCATTCTCGCCGATCTGCCTGAAGAGCGAGTAGACGAAATCATCGATCGGTATGGATTACCTCGAGTGACCCCGAAAACAGTTACCAATCGTAGAGCGCTTGAGAAAGAACTCGATGAGATACGTGAACGTGGCTGGGCTTACGATGATGAAGAACGGCTCAAAGGTTTGCGCTGCGTTGCTGGCTCTATTCTCGATCCGAATGGTGAGGTCCTTGGCGCGATCAGCATCTCTGGACCGAGTAGTCGAATGAACGGGACTAGATTCAGTGAGGAAATTCCTGAGGCAATTCTCAAGGCAAAGAATGTGATTGAACTGAATGTCGCGTACGAATAG